A window from Candidatus Spechtbacterales bacterium encodes these proteins:
- a CDS encoding DEAD/DEAH box helicase, translated as MAETTSEQLNSVGIVKISPPILERGLVWFQQNDRKIKSEARKITSWWSANYKEIEKDELIPLSNLARQLSDWGYIKTETVRAPGEYAGRGGILDIFPPNMKNAVRLEYWGNAVSSITVLEAVKNNKPEEKLKNIVSKQPQDYSHLAYRLASLPRRSGQAGKNEDAQKHIENLIPGTFVVHADHGVALLKGRKSEIRISKSENSPEEEYLELEYAQGDRLLVPLTVAEKVSPYVGFGEPHLTRLGGNIWEKTKRKVKEDLMETAKRLAKIYAKREMTHRPRYKIDNELESALKYSFEFEETPDQIQALKEVKYDMMRPMPMDRVVCGDVGFGKTEVAIRAAAYAVGAGHQVALITPTTVLAHQHYKTFTKRFEETSHPIHIRKLTRVEKPAEQKRILSELKNGSCDIVIGTHRLLQKDIEFSKLGLLLIDEEQRFGVKQKEFFKERRAEVDIMSLSATPIPRTLHFTLSGLRDMSIISTPPPGRIPIKTEVKRFSKKNIQSAIERELARGGQVYYLHNRIGSMQKTVKMLEELLSEVPTAKRSRILDTKSVGTKIGYMHAKLNEARLIETIDDFSEGKIDVLVTTTIMENGLDVSNANTLIVEDATKLGLAQAHQIRGRVGRGREQAHAFFFYPARKLKDKAKARLTALEDAQYLGAGYQIAMRDLELRGAGNFLGKEQSGSIAKVGFNLYCQLLNEAIEELRQG; from the coding sequence GTGGCAGAAACCACGTCGGAACAACTAAATTCGGTAGGAATAGTAAAGATAAGCCCCCCTATTTTGGAAAGGGGGCTCGTTTGGTTTCAGCAAAATGACCGCAAAATAAAAAGTGAGGCCCGCAAGATAACAAGCTGGTGGAGCGCCAACTATAAAGAAATAGAAAAAGATGAGCTTATTCCCCTAAGCAATCTTGCGCGACAGCTTTCGGACTGGGGATATATAAAAACTGAAACAGTACGCGCGCCCGGAGAGTACGCGGGCAGAGGTGGAATATTAGATATATTCCCGCCAAACATGAAAAATGCTGTACGACTGGAGTACTGGGGTAACGCGGTATCTTCCATAACAGTATTAGAGGCTGTAAAGAACAACAAGCCTGAAGAAAAACTCAAAAACATAGTATCCAAACAACCCCAGGATTACTCACACCTTGCTTATCGGCTCGCCTCGCTCCCTCGGCGGAGCGGGCAGGCAGGAAAAAATGAGGACGCGCAAAAACACATAGAAAACCTGATACCCGGAACCTTTGTAGTGCATGCAGACCATGGGGTCGCCCTTTTAAAAGGGCGAAAATCCGAAATCCGAATATCTAAATCCGAAAATTCTCCTGAGGAAGAGTATCTTGAGCTTGAATACGCGCAGGGAGATAGATTACTTGTTCCGCTTACTGTTGCTGAAAAGGTAAGCCCTTACGTAGGTTTCGGAGAACCCCACCTTACACGGCTTGGAGGAAATATTTGGGAAAAGACAAAACGAAAAGTAAAGGAGGATTTAATGGAAACAGCGAAACGCCTGGCAAAAATATACGCGAAACGAGAGATGACACATCGACCCCGATACAAAATTGATAATGAGCTGGAATCAGCGCTAAAATACAGCTTTGAATTTGAAGAAACTCCCGACCAGATACAGGCGCTTAAAGAAGTAAAATACGATATGATGCGTCCCATGCCTATGGACCGGGTGGTGTGCGGGGATGTAGGATTTGGCAAAACAGAGGTTGCAATAAGAGCCGCGGCATATGCTGTGGGCGCGGGGCACCAGGTGGCTCTAATTACCCCCACAACAGTTTTGGCACACCAACATTACAAAACATTCACCAAAAGATTTGAAGAAACATCACATCCTATACACATAAGAAAATTAACCCGTGTAGAAAAACCCGCGGAACAAAAAAGGATACTTAGTGAACTCAAAAATGGAAGTTGTGATATCGTTATTGGAACACACCGTCTTTTACAAAAAGATATAGAATTTTCAAAACTTGGTCTTCTCCTTATAGATGAAGAACAAAGGTTTGGAGTAAAACAAAAAGAGTTTTTTAAAGAGAGGCGCGCCGAGGTTGATATAATGTCTCTTTCCGCAACACCCATACCACGCACCCTGCACTTCACCTTGAGCGGGTTACGAGATATGAGTATTATCTCCACTCCTCCTCCCGGGAGAATTCCTATTAAAACAGAGGTTAAAAGATTTAGTAAAAAAAATATACAAAGCGCCATAGAGAGAGAACTTGCAAGAGGTGGACAGGTTTATTACCTGCACAACCGGATAGGCTCTATGCAAAAAACGGTTAAGATGTTGGAAGAACTGTTGTCGGAAGTCCCGACCGCAAAGCGGTCGAGGATCCTCGACACTAAAAGTGTCGGGACAAAGATAGGATACATGCACGCAAAACTAAATGAAGCTCGTCTTATAGAAACGATAGACGATTTTAGTGAGGGTAAAATTGATGTTTTAGTTACAACAACTATAATGGAAAACGGACTTGATGTTTCAAACGCCAACACTCTTATTGTAGAAGACGCCACAAAGCTCGGTCTCGCGCAGGCTCACCAGATAAGAGGGCGTGTAGGAAGAGGGCGGGAACAAGCCCACGCATTCTTTTTTTATCCGGCAAGAAAATTAAAAGATAAGGCAAAAGCGCGCCTCACAGCGCTGGAGGACGCGCAGTATCTGGGAGCGGGATACCAAATAGCAATGCGCGACCTTGAATTAAGAGGCGCGGGAAACTTTCTGGGAAAAGAACAGAGTGGGAGTATTGCAAAAGTTGGCTTTAACTTGTACTGTCAATTATTGAATGAGGCGATAGAGGAATTGCGGCAGGGATAA